The following proteins are co-located in the Pedobacter sp. FW305-3-2-15-E-R2A2 genome:
- a CDS encoding M14 family metallopeptidase yields MKKLYLLNGFLLLFAGQQMAFAQTDYSSNDRLAQRITTLSKTYPALVKSRSLTKTISGKEVWMMTIGTGKVEQKPAIVLVGGVEGTHLLGMELAIGFAEQLLAASGTDSIKNLLNKQTFYVFPNMSPDATEQYFAKVKYGRSGNARVIDRDRDGRTGEDGFDDLNGDGKISWMRIADPTGTFRLNPEDPRSLIPADAAKGETGQYLLIQEGLDNDKDGAFNEDGAEGVHFNRNSSYNYKNFIPGAGEFAVSELENRALFDFLYDAFNVYAVVTFGPQNNLSWPVQTNPAGLSKRIISSWSESDAKVNTLVSEKYNKIIGAKDAPKTIAESGDFSQWAYFHYGRLSFSTPGWWLPKVKPDSVAKQKAFTIEDPTAEYLRWAKSKGITNTFTEWKVLNHPDFPGQTVEVGGIDPFVLSNPPYQLVEGIVKKHTDFVLSLAAMAPQIDLTGLKTEKVDGGLSRVSVKVVNTGILPTLTKIGEKSYFLKKIAVKVNTGSGQTVLSGRKNQLLEVIPGKGFIELSWLIKGPGKISIEAGSPSSGSKMIDVSL; encoded by the coding sequence ATGAAGAAACTTTACCTTTTAAATGGGTTTCTGCTCTTGTTTGCCGGCCAGCAGATGGCTTTTGCGCAGACAGATTACAGCAGTAACGACCGCCTGGCGCAAAGAATTACGACGCTTTCTAAAACCTATCCTGCGTTGGTTAAGTCCAGATCTCTAACGAAGACCATTTCGGGAAAAGAAGTCTGGATGATGACCATTGGAACGGGAAAAGTAGAACAGAAACCTGCTATTGTACTGGTTGGAGGAGTAGAAGGAACTCATTTGCTGGGCATGGAGCTGGCAATAGGCTTTGCAGAACAGTTGTTGGCTGCTTCGGGCACAGATAGCATTAAAAATTTGTTGAATAAACAGACATTTTATGTCTTCCCAAATATGAGCCCTGACGCAACAGAGCAATATTTTGCGAAAGTAAAGTACGGACGAAGTGGAAACGCAAGGGTGATAGACAGAGATCGGGACGGTAGAACCGGAGAAGATGGATTTGACGACCTGAATGGTGATGGGAAGATCAGTTGGATGCGAATCGCAGATCCTACAGGTACTTTTCGGCTCAACCCTGAAGACCCACGTTCTCTGATTCCGGCGGATGCCGCAAAAGGCGAAACAGGACAATACCTTTTAATACAGGAAGGACTGGATAATGATAAAGATGGGGCTTTCAATGAAGATGGGGCGGAGGGCGTGCATTTTAATAGAAATTCCAGTTATAATTATAAGAATTTTATCCCGGGAGCTGGGGAATTTGCAGTTTCTGAATTGGAAAACCGTGCTTTGTTTGATTTTCTCTATGATGCTTTTAATGTATATGCCGTGGTTACTTTTGGACCTCAAAATAACCTTTCATGGCCAGTACAGACTAATCCGGCCGGATTGTCAAAAAGGATCATCAGCAGCTGGTCTGAGTCAGATGCGAAGGTAAATACACTGGTTTCTGAAAAATACAATAAAATTATTGGGGCTAAAGATGCCCCTAAAACAATTGCAGAAAGTGGTGATTTTTCTCAATGGGCTTACTTTCATTATGGCCGGTTGAGTTTTAGCACCCCGGGTTGGTGGCTGCCTAAAGTAAAACCGGATAGTGTAGCGAAACAAAAAGCATTTACGATAGAAGATCCTACCGCCGAATACCTGCGTTGGGCAAAGAGCAAAGGCATTACCAACACCTTTACGGAATGGAAAGTGCTGAACCACCCTGATTTCCCCGGGCAGACGGTGGAAGTAGGAGGGATTGACCCATTTGTATTGTCAAATCCTCCATATCAGCTGGTAGAAGGCATTGTAAAGAAACATACAGACTTTGTATTGTCTCTTGCCGCGATGGCTCCCCAGATTGATCTGACCGGCCTTAAAACCGAGAAAGTGGATGGAGGATTAAGCCGCGTTTCTGTAAAAGTAGTGAATACTGGCATTTTACCTACGTTAACCAAAATTGGGGAAAAGAGTTATTTCCTTAAAAAAATCGCGGTAAAAGTAAATACAGGTAGCGGCCAGACGGTGTTGTCTGGCAGGAAAAATCAATTGCTGGAGGTTATTCCGGGCAAAGGGTTTATAGAACTGAGCTGGCTCATTAAAGGCCCGGGTAAAATAAGCATCGAAGCAGGAAGCCCTTCTTCGGGAAGTAAGATGATTGACGTATCCCTCTAA
- a CDS encoding M14 family metallopeptidase: MKMKYIMLMAAGMVCSTLVKAQKPENIIAAVGSPSNPKVPISWNRYYDYTALADLCKKLAQAHPDLVKLSSMGKSFEGKDLWVMTITDHKSGNAGQKPAMYIDGNIHSNEIQGAEFALYTAWYLAEMFQQGNPAVKALLAEKTFYIAPTINPDARDNFIHKANTAHSPRSGLLPIDNDRDGSVNEDGFDDLDGDGHIVMMRRKNVNGRFRADVTDPRRMILVGADEQGEYELLGQEGIDNDGDGLVNEDGEGFYDPNRDWGWNWQPNYVQSGAYKYPFSIPENRAVAEFAMKHPNIAAAQSYHNNGGMILRGPGAIEDVDTYNALDARVYDALGKKGEELLPGYRYLVVYKDMYSVFGGELDWFYGGRGIYTFSNELWTNYSLYNKTEGDGDKAQAQQYTFDKDLLMKDAFVDWHPFKHPQYGDIEIGGFKKTYTRLHPGFLLESDAHRNMAFSVYHAYHTPKLKVTELEVKELGGGLSQVTAVVANERMIPTHSSQDIKNNIEVPDVVSLTGGNVVAGMIVTNRDLNISTEQKRDAANLKVDNIPGNGYVTVRWIVKGGTKFTVNVSSKKGGLASKTN, translated from the coding sequence ATGAAGATGAAATATATAATGCTGATGGCTGCAGGAATGGTTTGCAGCACTTTAGTAAAAGCTCAAAAACCAGAAAATATTATTGCTGCGGTAGGTAGCCCCTCCAATCCTAAGGTTCCGATTAGCTGGAACAGGTATTACGATTATACTGCTTTAGCGGACCTCTGCAAGAAATTGGCACAGGCGCATCCTGACTTGGTAAAGCTGAGTTCAATGGGGAAATCTTTTGAAGGAAAAGACCTTTGGGTGATGACGATTACGGACCATAAATCGGGAAACGCGGGTCAAAAGCCGGCGATGTATATTGATGGGAATATCCATTCCAATGAGATTCAGGGTGCAGAATTTGCCCTTTATACCGCTTGGTATCTGGCGGAAATGTTCCAGCAGGGAAACCCCGCAGTTAAGGCTTTGCTGGCAGAAAAGACCTTTTATATTGCGCCTACCATCAATCCGGATGCAAGAGACAACTTTATTCATAAAGCAAATACCGCTCATTCTCCAAGATCGGGATTGTTGCCGATTGATAACGATCGTGACGGTTCGGTAAACGAGGATGGGTTTGATGACCTTGATGGAGATGGCCACATTGTGATGATGCGCAGAAAAAATGTCAACGGGCGGTTTAGAGCTGATGTGACTGATCCCAGAAGGATGATCCTGGTTGGGGCTGATGAACAAGGTGAATACGAATTATTGGGGCAGGAAGGAATCGATAATGACGGAGACGGACTGGTGAATGAGGATGGAGAGGGTTTTTACGATCCAAATCGTGACTGGGGTTGGAACTGGCAGCCAAATTATGTGCAGTCGGGGGCCTATAAATACCCTTTTTCTATCCCTGAAAACCGTGCTGTAGCAGAATTTGCCATGAAACATCCAAATATTGCTGCCGCACAATCCTACCACAATAACGGAGGGATGATCCTGAGAGGACCAGGTGCAATAGAGGATGTAGATACGTACAACGCGCTTGATGCCAGGGTATATGATGCACTTGGAAAGAAAGGAGAGGAATTGCTGCCGGGATATCGCTATCTGGTCGTGTATAAGGATATGTATTCGGTATTTGGAGGAGAGTTGGATTGGTTTTATGGCGGTCGAGGGATATATACTTTCTCCAATGAACTCTGGACAAATTACTCGCTTTACAATAAAACAGAAGGGGATGGGGATAAAGCGCAGGCACAGCAATATACCTTTGATAAAGACTTGCTGATGAAAGATGCTTTTGTAGACTGGCACCCTTTCAAGCATCCTCAATATGGAGATATCGAAATCGGTGGTTTCAAAAAGACCTATACACGGTTACACCCGGGCTTTTTACTGGAAAGTGATGCCCATAGGAATATGGCGTTCAGTGTATATCATGCCTACCATACGCCAAAATTAAAGGTCACCGAGCTGGAAGTGAAGGAGCTTGGCGGAGGCCTTTCGCAGGTCACTGCCGTTGTTGCCAATGAGCGAATGATTCCCACCCATTCCAGTCAGGATATCAAAAATAATATTGAAGTTCCTGATGTCGTATCTTTAACCGGAGGGAATGTGGTTGCAGGTATGATCGTCACTAACAGAGATCTGAATATCAGTACTGAACAGAAAAGAGATGCGGCAAATCTAAAAGTCGATAACATTCCCGGCAATGGCTATGTCACAGTTCGCTGGATTGTAAAAGGAGGAACTAAATTTACGGTAAACGTGTCCAGTAAAAAAGGAGGACTGGCCTCAAAAACAAACTAA
- a CDS encoding prolyl oligopeptidase family serine peptidase translates to MKKTIALFLLLGAAAQAQQVAPLTVEKIMRDQKWLGVAPSNFRWAADSKTVFFDWNPENKEKNEGYQVNVSSGKIEKVSEKLKESAIGMSYTYADNGGMGIAEKGGDIYLYNLKTKKEQRLTRTLERESNASFLKNGNVVFQRGENLFLLDLNSNEIRQLTNFVKGKQAAAADKKKILTQDTWLKEDQANLFDIIKKRNKENNPAKGIFDKANDSSKEKPLRALYLGEKFLSGLVISPDARYVSYKLITPPSGGTNTIIPNYVTSSGYTEDIAGRTKVGEPMPTYESFIYDQQRDTVYSVHTEQIPGIKDLPDYVKDYPKQLEERKKKNEDRQVNLSGPFWNESGSAAILVADALDNKDLWILKLDAATGNLSIVDRQRDEAWIGGPGIGPRNIGWVDQNRFYFQSEASGYSHLYLANITTGEKKQLTSGKWEVQKLQLSKDKKTFYISGNKTHPGITHFYKLDVNGGDLIQLTGMKGGNDVTLSPDEKWLAINYSYMNKPWELYLQANKPGAKAVQVTNSSSREFNSYQWREPDLVSFKNRYGADVYARVYPAAKPHPNRPAVVFVHGAGYLQNVHYWWSQYSREYMFNNLLADNGYTVIDIDYTASSGYGRDHRTGIYRHMGGKDLTDQVDGVKMLVEKYNVDPKHVGLYGGSYGGFITLMALFTEADVFASGGALRSVTDWAHYNHGYTSNILNEPYNDELAYKRSSPIYFADGLKGNLLMCHGMVDVNVHFQDIVRLSQRLIELGKNNWELAVYPVEDHGFVEPSSWTDEYKRIFKLFETTLKK, encoded by the coding sequence ATGAAAAAAACAATTGCATTATTTCTGCTTTTAGGCGCTGCTGCACAGGCACAGCAAGTTGCTCCTCTTACCGTTGAAAAGATTATGCGGGATCAGAAGTGGCTCGGGGTAGCGCCTTCTAATTTCCGTTGGGCTGCTGATAGTAAAACGGTCTTCTTTGACTGGAACCCTGAAAATAAAGAGAAAAATGAAGGATATCAGGTAAATGTCTCTTCCGGGAAAATAGAGAAGGTCAGCGAAAAACTCAAAGAGTCCGCAATTGGGATGAGTTATACTTATGCTGACAATGGGGGCATGGGAATTGCCGAAAAAGGAGGGGACATCTACCTCTACAACTTAAAAACAAAGAAAGAGCAACGCCTGACGCGTACACTGGAAAGAGAAAGCAATGCCAGTTTCCTTAAAAATGGAAATGTGGTTTTTCAGCGTGGCGAAAACCTCTTTCTACTGGACCTGAATAGCAATGAAATTCGTCAGTTGACCAATTTTGTAAAAGGAAAACAGGCCGCAGCTGCGGATAAAAAGAAAATTTTGACTCAGGATACCTGGCTAAAAGAAGATCAGGCAAATCTGTTTGACATCATAAAAAAGAGAAATAAAGAAAACAACCCGGCGAAAGGAATCTTTGATAAGGCGAATGATTCCTCAAAAGAGAAACCTTTAAGAGCGCTATATCTTGGAGAAAAGTTTTTGTCGGGACTGGTAATCAGTCCGGATGCAAGGTATGTGAGTTATAAATTGATCACTCCCCCTTCAGGCGGCACGAATACCATCATTCCCAACTATGTCACTTCTTCCGGATATACGGAGGATATTGCCGGGCGGACTAAAGTCGGAGAGCCAATGCCAACTTATGAAAGCTTTATTTACGATCAGCAAAGAGATACAGTGTATAGCGTGCATACGGAGCAAATTCCTGGAATAAAAGATCTTCCGGACTACGTAAAGGATTATCCTAAGCAACTGGAAGAACGTAAGAAAAAGAATGAAGACCGACAAGTAAACTTAAGCGGACCTTTTTGGAATGAATCAGGAAGCGCAGCAATCCTGGTTGCCGATGCCCTGGACAACAAGGACCTCTGGATTCTCAAACTAGATGCGGCAACAGGAAACCTGAGCATTGTAGACCGCCAGAGAGATGAAGCCTGGATTGGCGGACCTGGTATCGGGCCCCGAAATATCGGATGGGTAGATCAAAACCGTTTTTATTTTCAAAGCGAAGCCAGTGGATATAGCCACCTTTACCTGGCCAATATCACAACTGGAGAAAAGAAACAGCTGACTTCCGGCAAATGGGAAGTACAAAAGCTACAGCTTTCCAAAGACAAAAAGACCTTCTATATCAGTGGAAATAAAACACACCCGGGGATTACCCATTTTTACAAACTGGATGTAAACGGAGGGGATCTGATTCAACTCACGGGCATGAAGGGCGGAAACGACGTAACGCTTTCACCAGATGAAAAGTGGCTGGCGATTAACTATTCGTATATGAATAAGCCCTGGGAGCTGTATTTGCAAGCCAATAAGCCAGGAGCAAAAGCAGTGCAGGTAACAAATTCTTCTTCCAGGGAGTTCAATTCTTATCAATGGAGAGAACCAGATCTGGTTTCTTTCAAAAACCGGTATGGAGCCGATGTCTATGCCAGAGTCTATCCGGCAGCGAAGCCACATCCAAATCGTCCTGCAGTTGTGTTTGTCCATGGTGCCGGGTATTTACAAAATGTACATTACTGGTGGAGTCAGTATTCCAGGGAATACATGTTTAATAATTTGCTGGCAGATAATGGATATACGGTAATTGACATCGATTATACGGCAAGTTCAGGATATGGAAGGGATCACCGTACAGGAATTTACAGACATATGGGAGGAAAAGACCTGACAGATCAGGTGGACGGTGTGAAAATGTTGGTAGAGAAGTACAATGTAGATCCTAAGCATGTGGGCTTATATGGCGGCTCCTACGGCGGTTTCATTACCTTGATGGCCTTATTCACCGAAGCAGATGTTTTTGCCAGTGGAGGGGCGCTGAGGTCGGTTACGGACTGGGCACATTACAATCACGGTTATACTTCAAATATTTTAAATGAACCTTATAATGATGAATTGGCTTATAAACGCAGTTCGCCGATCTATTTTGCAGATGGTTTAAAGGGTAATTTATTAATGTGTCACGGCATGGTGGATGTAAATGTGCACTTCCAGGACATCGTCAGACTTTCCCAAAGGCTGATAGAACTGGGAAAAAACAACTGGGAACTGGCGGTTTATCCGGTTGAAGATCATGGTTTTGTCGAGCCGTCAAGCTGGACAGATGAGTATAAAAGGATCTTTAAACTATTTGAAACGACGTTGAAAAAGTAA
- a CDS encoding peroxiredoxin, whose product MINIGQQFPSFSKTAVVSIEKGKEFETLTSDSLINDNNQWTCMFWWPKDFTFVCPTEIAEFNNNYGEFRDRDTTLIGASTDSEFVHAAWRNNHDDLRGLKFPMLADTSKSLAEALDILEPNEKIAYRATFIIDPQGIVRWASVNDLSVGRNVKEVIRVLDALQTDELCPCNWEKGQETLTV is encoded by the coding sequence ATGATAAATATAGGTCAACAATTTCCATCATTCTCGAAAACAGCTGTAGTAAGCATAGAAAAAGGTAAAGAATTCGAAACTTTAACTTCAGATTCTTTAATCAACGACAACAACCAATGGACTTGTATGTTCTGGTGGCCAAAAGATTTTACTTTCGTTTGCCCTACAGAAATCGCTGAATTTAACAATAACTATGGCGAATTCCGTGACCGTGATACTACCTTGATCGGTGCATCTACGGATTCTGAGTTTGTTCACGCTGCATGGAGAAACAACCATGATGATTTACGTGGTTTGAAATTCCCAATGTTAGCAGATACTTCTAAATCTTTAGCTGAAGCTTTAGACATTTTAGAGCCAAATGAAAAAATCGCTTACCGTGCTACTTTCATCATCGATCCTCAAGGTATCGTTCGTTGGGCTAGTGTAAATGATTTAAGCGTTGGCCGTAACGTTAAAGAAGTTATCAGAGTACTTGATGCTTTGCAAACTGACGAACTTTGTCCTTGTAACTGGGAAAAAGGTCAGGAAACTTTAACTGTATAA
- a CDS encoding carboxymuconolactone decarboxylase family protein: MSEVTETIQELLAVVGLDADYRNESLILLEKGNSRYVRDLKLNFSSTFTSGHLTDKECALIALSIAVNNNNKVLTDFFEKLAVTKEATAEEIAEAVGCASLLALNNVFYRFRHFTGKEKYTQIPARVRMQIMSSPVTGKEFFELMSIAVSAVNGCEMCVNAHEKSILALGATEERVFDAVRIASIVTSAGKVIY; this comes from the coding sequence ATGAGTGAAGTGACAGAAACCATCCAGGAATTACTAGCAGTAGTAGGTCTTGATGCTGATTACAGAAATGAAAGCCTGATCCTTTTAGAAAAGGGAAATTCAAGATATGTACGCGATTTAAAACTAAATTTCAGCAGTACTTTTACTTCAGGACACCTGACAGATAAAGAATGTGCCCTGATCGCTTTAAGCATCGCTGTAAATAACAACAATAAAGTCCTTACTGATTTCTTCGAGAAACTGGCTGTGACGAAAGAAGCGACAGCAGAAGAAATTGCTGAAGCCGTAGGATGTGCCTCATTATTGGCTTTAAACAATGTGTTTTATCGTTTCCGTCATTTTACAGGAAAAGAGAAATACACACAAATCCCTGCCCGTGTACGCATGCAAATCATGAGCAGTCCTGTAACAGGGAAAGAGTTCTTTGAGTTGATGAGCATCGCTGTATCAGCGGTTAACGGATGCGAAATGTGTGTAAATGCACATGAGAAATCTATCCTTGCTCTGGGTGCAACAGAAGAAAGAGTATTTGATGCCGTGCGCATCGCCTCTATCGTTACTTCTGCAGGCAAAGTGATTTATTAA
- a CDS encoding phosphoenolpyruvate carboxylase, with amino-acid sequence MMQKQRAKGQRESVFNNEVVSRFELYNSLFLTLPFYKVKDTGTLLPLFIKYCEDGVKNHETPAGIINAFFEKYTQNNSKKDIIDLLFRFIQYIERQVVLFDAVEDASFNKLNADEEHSALLVYLKKGIDNKALNEKIEKLIDEFSLRLVLTAHPTQFYPGSVLSIITDLTSAIKTNDISTINQLLQQLGKTPFFNKKSPTPVDEALSLAWYLENVFYFAAANIQSEIDQSLNDYNLASKKIIELGFWPGGDRDGNPNVHTDSTIQVSKMLRQILFRCYYRDFRNLKRRITFRGVEDNISLIHDVLYKNAFDPNIETENIADFLIENLNKIKTTLVEDHDGLFSDLVSDLIRKVELYGSHFASLDIRQDSRVLRDVHAYCRNNKPINALYPENYDTLSEEQKIKALVFKSAKVNYTEQPDSLTQDTLETIAEIKQIQQSNGEMACHRFIISNCQQASDILQLMELFLWNGWTEDDLTVDFVPLFETVHDLADAAEIMETLYSHPFYKKHLAYRGGKQHIMLGFSDSTKDGGYLMANWSIFNAKVALTATADKHNIQLAFFDGRGGPPSRGGGKTHRFYASMGKEIANKNIQLTIQGQTISSQYGSIDSAEFNMEQLINAGISAGMKEKHNILLDPLHKNLLDEMATNSYESYVSLRKHPLFLSYLEKFSPLKLLSKITISSRPVKRNSGGSLKLEDLRAISFVTAWSQLKQNIPGFYGIGTALKNQENQGNWDKVVKTYQESGYFKTIIDNCMMSMSKADFSITAHFANDKEYGAFWKMLYDEFELSKELLLKLSGHETLMENYPVEKRSISVREKIVLPLVLIQHYALEQLQSEITEEEQQSLEKLSIRTVYGIVNAGRNLA; translated from the coding sequence ATGATGCAGAAACAACGCGCAAAAGGTCAGAGAGAATCTGTTTTTAACAATGAAGTTGTATCCAGATTTGAACTTTATAACAGCCTTTTCCTTACCCTTCCCTTCTACAAAGTAAAAGATACCGGAACCCTACTTCCACTCTTCATTAAATATTGTGAAGACGGTGTCAAGAACCACGAAACGCCAGCAGGAATCATCAATGCATTTTTTGAAAAGTACACTCAAAATAATTCTAAAAAAGACATTATAGACTTACTTTTCCGCTTCATTCAATATATAGAACGTCAGGTCGTATTGTTTGATGCTGTTGAAGATGCCTCCTTCAATAAACTAAATGCAGATGAAGAACACAGTGCTTTACTGGTTTATCTGAAGAAGGGGATCGACAACAAAGCCCTGAACGAAAAAATAGAAAAACTGATTGATGAGTTTTCCTTACGGTTGGTCTTAACTGCCCACCCTACCCAGTTTTACCCTGGAAGTGTGCTGTCAATCATTACCGATCTGACCTCAGCGATAAAAACCAATGATATCTCGACCATCAATCAATTGCTGCAACAGCTGGGAAAAACGCCTTTTTTCAATAAAAAGTCGCCAACCCCGGTGGATGAAGCATTGAGTCTGGCCTGGTATCTTGAAAATGTGTTTTATTTTGCCGCGGCAAACATTCAATCGGAAATCGACCAAAGCTTAAATGACTATAACCTGGCATCCAAAAAGATCATAGAACTGGGCTTCTGGCCAGGCGGAGATCGTGACGGAAATCCAAATGTGCATACAGATTCGACCATTCAAGTGTCTAAAATGCTCCGCCAGATTCTCTTCAGGTGCTATTACAGGGATTTCAGAAATCTGAAACGCCGCATTACCTTTAGAGGAGTAGAAGACAATATTTCTCTTATTCATGATGTCCTGTACAAAAATGCCTTTGATCCCAATATTGAGACAGAAAACATCGCAGATTTCTTAATAGAGAATCTGAATAAAATAAAAACTACCCTGGTAGAAGACCATGATGGCCTGTTTTCTGACCTCGTTTCAGACCTTATCCGTAAAGTAGAGCTTTATGGCAGTCATTTTGCCTCTCTGGACATCAGACAAGACAGCAGGGTACTAAGGGATGTTCATGCCTATTGCAGGAATAACAAACCAATCAACGCTTTATATCCTGAAAACTACGATACCTTAAGTGAAGAACAGAAGATCAAAGCTTTGGTCTTTAAAAGCGCGAAGGTAAATTATACGGAACAACCGGATTCTTTAACACAGGATACCCTGGAAACCATTGCCGAAATCAAACAAATCCAGCAAAGTAATGGGGAGATGGCCTGCCATAGGTTCATTATCAGCAATTGTCAGCAGGCCAGCGATATCTTACAACTGATGGAGCTTTTCCTATGGAACGGCTGGACAGAAGATGATCTAACTGTAGATTTCGTCCCTCTTTTTGAAACTGTTCATGACCTTGCGGATGCTGCAGAAATTATGGAAACCTTATATAGCCATCCTTTCTACAAAAAGCATCTGGCCTATAGAGGAGGAAAACAGCACATCATGCTGGGTTTCTCTGATAGTACCAAAGATGGCGGCTATTTAATGGCCAACTGGTCAATTTTCAACGCCAAAGTAGCCCTTACAGCTACCGCAGATAAACACAACATCCAACTGGCCTTTTTCGATGGCAGAGGAGGCCCTCCATCAAGAGGAGGAGGTAAAACTCACCGCTTCTATGCTTCCATGGGTAAAGAAATTGCCAATAAAAATATTCAGCTGACCATCCAGGGGCAAACCATCAGTTCTCAGTATGGCTCCATCGATAGTGCAGAATTCAATATGGAGCAATTGATCAATGCCGGAATCTCTGCAGGAATGAAAGAAAAGCACAACATTTTATTGGATCCCCTACATAAAAACTTACTGGATGAAATGGCAACCAACAGCTATGAGTCTTATGTGTCTTTACGTAAACATCCTTTATTCCTGAGCTATCTGGAGAAGTTCTCCCCTTTAAAGCTGCTTTCAAAAATTACGATCAGTAGCAGGCCGGTAAAAAGAAATTCAGGCGGATCCTTAAAACTGGAAGACCTGAGGGCAATCAGCTTTGTAACAGCATGGAGCCAGTTAAAACAAAACATTCCCGGCTTCTATGGTATAGGAACGGCATTGAAAAATCAGGAAAACCAAGGGAACTGGGATAAAGTGGTTAAAACTTATCAGGAATCAGGATACTTTAAAACCATTATCGACAACTGTATGATGTCTATGAGCAAGGCTGATTTCTCGATTACGGCCCATTTTGCGAATGACAAAGAATATGGTGCTTTCTGGAAAATGCTTTATGACGAATTTGAGCTGTCTAAGGAACTTTTATTAAAGCTGTCCGGACATGAGACCTTAATGGAAAATTATCCTGTTGAGAAACGCTCTATTTCGGTTAGGGAGAAGATTGTTCTTCCATTGGTATTGATCCAGCATTATGCGTTAGAACAACTTCAAAGTGAAATTACAGAGGAAGAACAACAATCTCTGGAAAAACTATCCATCAGAACGGTCTATGGCATCGTAAATGCGGGTAGGAATCTCGCTTAA